A DNA window from Mucilaginibacter xinganensis contains the following coding sequences:
- a CDS encoding glycosyl hydrolase family 18 protein, with protein MNINRLFGALLLLALLSVHKKSSAQVKVNGAADNAVFRVVGYLTLHSIESGATNGFDFDRINYLNIAFINPDAGAKFSAIPALSKIVTSAHEKNTKVLISIGGGSAPAYYSSLLSDTLRATLITNLVKLVADNNLDGIDVDLEGERIDNNYQSFVTELSAALKQAKKLLTAAVATAYKSQYTDKALAEYDFINIMSYDKTGPWRPSNPGQHAPFDMAVSDLDYWTNTRGIAKRKLSLGVPFYGYGFGSGAPADINFNALVTQYPGAENMDELAVAGGGIIYYNGIATIKNKVKLALENAGGVMIWQLMGDGTGSKSLLNVINEAIKAGR; from the coding sequence ATGAATATAAATAGACTTTTTGGGGCTTTATTGTTGTTGGCGCTTTTATCAGTACATAAAAAAAGTAGCGCCCAGGTAAAAGTAAATGGAGCGGCAGATAACGCAGTTTTCAGGGTTGTTGGCTACCTCACGCTACACAGTATAGAAAGTGGGGCGACTAATGGTTTTGACTTTGACAGGATAAATTATCTTAACATAGCATTTATCAACCCGGATGCGGGCGCTAAATTTTCTGCCATACCTGCTTTAAGTAAAATAGTAACCTCGGCCCATGAAAAAAATACAAAAGTTTTAATATCAATAGGTGGCGGATCTGCACCTGCGTATTATTCTTCACTTTTATCGGATACCTTACGCGCCACTTTAATAACGAACCTTGTTAAACTGGTTGCCGATAACAACCTGGATGGCATTGACGTAGACCTTGAAGGCGAGCGGATTGATAATAACTATCAATCTTTTGTAACGGAGTTGTCTGCTGCTTTAAAACAGGCGAAAAAGTTACTTACAGCGGCTGTTGCTACGGCTTACAAGTCACAATATACTGATAAAGCGCTGGCTGAATATGACTTCATAAACATCATGTCGTACGATAAAACTGGCCCGTGGCGGCCCTCGAATCCGGGTCAGCATGCGCCATTTGACATGGCCGTTTCTGATTTGGATTACTGGACTAACACCCGGGGAATTGCCAAAAGAAAGCTCAGTCTTGGGGTTCCCTTTTATGGTTATGGTTTCGGTTCCGGTGCTCCGGCAGATATAAATTTCAATGCCCTGGTAACGCAGTACCCTGGAGCTGAAAACATGGATGAACTTGCTGTTGCAGGTGGTGGAATTATTTATTACAACGGCATTGCAACCATTAAAAACAAAGTAAAGCTTGCGCTTGAAAATGCAGGTGGTGTGATGATATGGCAATTGATGGGCGATGGTACAGGAAGCAAATCATTGCTAAACGTAATAAATGAAGCGATAAAGGCAGGCAGGTAA
- a CDS encoding carboxymuconolactone decarboxylase family protein, with protein MAHIKLKNEELPGIVGLLNYRPETAKPLLDLAETLLRGPSELNSGEREIIAASVSWWNQCHFCHTSHAAAAAAHLNSGLNLIDDIKAGLPNTPVSEKLRALLHIAHQVQKGGENVSEADVAAAREKGAVDSEIHDTVLIAAAFCMFNRYVDGLGTWAPEPNEAYKEMGERMAFVGYGKY; from the coding sequence ATGGCACATATTAAATTAAAAAATGAAGAATTACCCGGTATTGTAGGGTTATTAAACTACAGGCCGGAAACTGCAAAACCACTACTTGACCTGGCGGAAACATTATTACGTGGACCATCGGAGCTGAACAGCGGCGAAAGGGAGATTATTGCAGCATCGGTATCATGGTGGAACCAATGCCATTTTTGTCACACATCTCACGCAGCGGCGGCGGCGGCCCACCTGAACAGTGGACTTAATTTAATTGACGATATTAAGGCCGGATTGCCAAATACCCCGGTGTCAGAAAAATTAAGGGCTTTACTACATATCGCGCATCAGGTACAAAAGGGGGGTGAAAATGTATCGGAGGCTGATGTGGCAGCAGCCCGCGAAAAGGGTGCTGTTGATAGCGAGATTCACGACACCGTATTGATTGCTGCAGCATTTTGCATGTTTAACCGGTACGTTGACGGGTTAGGGACCTGGGCGCCTGAACCTAACGAGGCCTATAAAGAAATGGGCGAACGCATGGCCTTCGTTGGCTATGGAAAGTATTAG
- a CDS encoding TonB-dependent receptor encodes MKKLFLIILLLSCAKIYAQQVRISGTITDTLSNQPINGASITVKGKIAGTITDSRGHYTLNADHLKFPVTLEITTVGYGNKEIIVNSATGNNNVSLKQLAVVLNEVVTAATRVNQTSLNSPVSIEKMNQKAVRENPSFTFYDGLQNMKGIEAVTSSLTYKQVNTRGFNDTGNPRFLQLVDGVDNQTPGLNFAVGNLFGASDIDIESVEVIPGAASALYGPVAFNGAMLLHTKDAFEYQGLTLQAKSGINHIGETGVGAKGLYDFALRYAKAFNNKFAFKINASYLTGKDWYADNYTDISAQTAPSMRGPNNPGRDALNIYGDEVSQTLPGIGLVSRTGYEEKDLMNYNVYSLKLNGALEYKFNNNLEAIYQYNYGRGTASYTGSSRYDLNNFVLETHRLELKGSNFFLRSYAVIENSHDSYNTRSLAQFINRDWVQDLNGNTVTPDKADAMWFTRYQDAFNGSISGVAAHDNNTARAFADQGRLIPGTAAFNQAKDVSIHNYGLSGAGVFSNSKFYHTEGQYDFSSAIKIFDLQAGGNIRHYSMFTNGSLFDDKEHRITIDEYGAFVQAGKKLFDNKLGLLASVRYDKNENFKGSFTPRFSAVYSVDHNNNFRASYQTGFRNPTPVDQYINLNVGPITILGGAPANSKNLTVYQNSFTAASVSAFGGAFGADVANGKPFPQAVADNKDLLKKSNVAYIKPEQQKAFELGYKGLIADKLLIDINYYYSSYTDFILNTVVIAPQDNVIGNDGEINPAAASDILNGKIHAFQLYTNASDKVSEQGAGAGLTYLIPKGYSAGANVTLATFDLGKANQNNVAAFNTPKWSGNMMFANSNVSNGYGFNVNWHWQSAFDWYGTFNAERPGRINAYSLVDLQVNKKLPKANATVKLGASNIFNNHVYQAYGSPSIGAIYYVAITFDNLLR; translated from the coding sequence ATGAAAAAACTTTTCCTAATAATTTTACTATTAAGCTGCGCAAAAATTTACGCGCAGCAAGTCCGGATAAGCGGAACCATAACGGATACTTTAAGCAATCAGCCCATTAACGGAGCCAGCATCACCGTTAAAGGAAAAATAGCGGGCACCATTACTGATAGCAGGGGGCATTACACCCTTAATGCTGATCACTTAAAATTTCCGGTTACGCTTGAAATTACTACTGTCGGCTACGGCAATAAGGAAATTATCGTTAATAGCGCAACCGGCAATAATAATGTTAGCCTTAAACAATTAGCTGTAGTACTTAATGAGGTAGTAACAGCTGCAACAAGGGTTAATCAAACTAGCCTTAATTCACCGGTAAGTATTGAGAAGATGAATCAAAAGGCCGTCAGGGAAAACCCATCATTTACATTTTACGACGGGCTTCAAAATATGAAAGGAATAGAGGCGGTAACCAGCAGCCTTACTTATAAACAGGTGAACACGCGTGGTTTTAACGATACAGGTAACCCGCGCTTTTTACAGCTTGTTGATGGGGTTGATAACCAAACTCCGGGCCTGAACTTTGCAGTGGGTAATTTATTCGGTGCGTCAGACATTGATATAGAGAGTGTTGAGGTAATTCCCGGCGCAGCTTCGGCACTATACGGGCCGGTGGCATTTAACGGGGCGATGCTGCTACATACTAAAGATGCATTTGAATACCAGGGCTTAACACTACAGGCTAAGTCAGGGATCAATCACATAGGCGAAACCGGCGTTGGCGCTAAAGGACTTTATGATTTTGCCCTGCGATATGCAAAGGCTTTTAACAACAAGTTTGCCTTTAAGATAAACGCATCATACCTGACAGGGAAAGATTGGTATGCCGATAACTACACAGATATTAGTGCACAAACGGCTCCTTCAATGCGGGGGCCTAATAATCCGGGACGGGATGCGCTCAATATTTATGGCGATGAGGTTTCACAAACACTGCCGGGTATTGGCCTGGTTTCAAGGACGGGTTACGAAGAGAAAGACCTCATGAATTACAATGTTTATAGTTTAAAACTAAACGGTGCGCTGGAATATAAATTTAATAATAACCTTGAAGCTATTTACCAGTATAATTATGGACGAGGAACTGCAAGCTACACGGGTAGCAGCAGGTATGATCTGAACAATTTTGTGTTAGAAACGCATCGCCTTGAATTAAAGGGTAGTAACTTCTTTTTAAGAAGCTATGCTGTTATCGAAAATTCACATGATTCCTATAACACCCGTTCGCTGGCACAATTCATTAACCGTGATTGGGTACAGGACCTGAATGGCAATACCGTAACACCTGACAAAGCTGATGCCATGTGGTTCACCAGGTACCAGGATGCTTTTAACGGGAGTATAAGTGGTGTTGCCGCGCACGATAATAACACAGCTCGCGCGTTTGCCGATCAGGGCAGGCTGATTCCCGGAACGGCGGCCTTTAACCAGGCTAAAGATGTATCAATTCATAATTATGGATTAAGTGGTGCAGGTGTGTTTAGCAACAGCAAGTTTTATCATACCGAAGGTCAATATGATTTTAGCAGTGCTATTAAAATATTTGATTTGCAGGCAGGAGGCAACATACGTCATTATAGCATGTTTACCAACGGAAGTCTGTTTGATGATAAAGAACACCGGATAACAATTGATGAATACGGGGCTTTTGTGCAGGCGGGTAAAAAACTATTTGATAACAAACTGGGACTGCTGGCTTCGGTGCGTTATGACAAGAATGAGAATTTTAAAGGTAGTTTTACACCCAGATTTTCAGCTGTTTATAGTGTTGATCATAATAACAACTTTAGGGCGTCCTATCAAACAGGCTTTCGCAATCCAACGCCGGTTGATCAATATATTAACCTGAATGTTGGGCCCATCACCATTTTGGGTGGCGCACCTGCCAACAGCAAAAACTTAACTGTATATCAAAATTCATTTACTGCGGCATCCGTGAGTGCTTTTGGTGGTGCGTTCGGTGCTGACGTTGCCAACGGAAAGCCCTTCCCACAAGCTGTTGCAGATAATAAAGACCTGCTGAAGAAGTCAAATGTAGCCTATATAAAACCTGAACAACAAAAAGCATTTGAACTGGGTTACAAAGGCTTAATAGCAGATAAGCTATTAATAGATATAAATTATTATTACAGTAGCTACACCGACTTTATATTAAATACGGTTGTTATAGCACCGCAGGATAACGTAATCGGTAACGATGGTGAAATTAACCCGGCAGCAGCCAGCGATATTCTTAATGGTAAGATTCATGCGTTCCAGCTATATACCAATGCTTCTGATAAAGTTTCTGAGCAGGGAGCCGGAGCGGGGTTAACTTATTTAATACCGAAAGGATATTCAGCAGGTGCTAATGTTACCCTTGCAACATTTGATTTGGGTAAAGCCAATCAAAATAACGTAGCGGCTTTCAATACACCAAAGTGGAGCGGCAATATGATGTTTGCTAATAGCAATGTTTCAAATGGTTATGGGTTTAATGTGAACTGGCATTGGCAAAGCGCGTTTGACTGGTACGGGACATTTAATGCTGAGAGACCGGGCCGGATAAACGCTTATTCACTTGTTGATTTGCAGGTTAATAAAAAACTTCCTAAAGCTAACGCAACCGTTAAACTGGGCGCGAGCAATATATTTAATAACCATGTTTACCAGGCTTATGGTTCGCCGTCAATTGGTGCAATTTATTACGTGGCAATAACTTTCGATAATTTATTAAGATAG
- a CDS encoding DUF3943 domain-containing protein: MRHPPDSVLRLTTRPDEISRHKNFGNAALDFGLAELIPWTFDRYVANKDYARISWKVIGNNIKPSSWEFDNDGFQTNQFGHPYHGSNFYSAFRVNGYSFWQAAPATFAGSYLWETFAENQPPSPNDFINTSYGGIILGEMTYRLANKIINNHTRGAKRQIEEVAGFLVNPMNGLKRITTGKWGKVYGNSTERDSSHIYAEFDLGARTFNTGNKDKKTGWYGHIRLLYGTPYENYRTPFSNIAVNAEFGKDDSTLVNVLSVHGSLAGWEISSTESHQHLAILSANYDYIRNVAFFFGAQSLRLNIVSEYDISKNVIINTSLGGSVLILGAVPDKYPIRGRNYDYGSGAGINLSGGISIADKLSYNINYRGGWLVTLNGNASHYFLHTLSTEFSYKILKNLAINAEPGYLTLSGYYKHFDNVNSRYPYFRTSIRYAVNFQ, from the coding sequence ATGCGGCATCCTCCTGATAGTGTGCTCCGTTTGACAACCCGGCCAGACGAGATCTCCCGTCATAAAAATTTTGGAAATGCAGCACTGGATTTTGGCCTGGCAGAACTAATTCCATGGACATTTGACCGCTATGTAGCAAACAAGGACTACGCCAGGATCTCGTGGAAAGTTATAGGGAATAATATCAAACCTTCCAGTTGGGAATTTGATAATGATGGTTTTCAAACCAACCAGTTTGGGCATCCTTATCATGGCAGTAATTTTTACAGCGCTTTCAGGGTTAATGGTTATTCTTTCTGGCAGGCAGCGCCGGCTACTTTTGCCGGAAGTTATTTATGGGAAACTTTTGCCGAAAATCAGCCCCCATCGCCCAACGATTTTATAAACACAAGTTATGGCGGAATAATACTGGGAGAGATGACCTACCGGCTGGCAAACAAGATAATTAATAATCATACCAGGGGAGCTAAAAGGCAGATTGAGGAAGTGGCGGGTTTTTTAGTGAATCCTATGAACGGATTAAAACGAATAACCACTGGTAAATGGGGTAAGGTTTATGGAAATTCAACCGAACGTGACTCTTCTCATATATATGCTGAATTTGATTTAGGAGCCAGAACTTTCAATACCGGTAATAAGGATAAGAAAACTGGTTGGTATGGGCACATCAGACTGCTATACGGCACTCCTTATGAAAACTATAGAACACCCTTTAGCAATATTGCTGTTAATGCCGAATTTGGAAAAGATGATAGTACCCTGGTAAACGTTTTAAGCGTACACGGCTCATTGGCCGGTTGGGAAATCAGCTCGACTGAAAGCCATCAGCACCTGGCAATTTTGTCGGCCAATTACGATTACATCAGGAATGTGGCTTTCTTTTTCGGTGCACAAAGCCTGCGGCTTAACATCGTGTCGGAATATGATATTTCGAAGAATGTGATCATTAATACATCATTAGGTGGCAGTGTTTTGATATTGGGCGCTGTGCCTGATAAATATCCCATCCGGGGTCGTAATTACGATTATGGTTCCGGCGCCGGCATAAATCTCTCAGGGGGAATAAGCATCGCCGATAAATTAAGCTACAATATTAATTATCGCGGCGGCTGGCTGGTAACTTTAAACGGTAATGCCTCGCATTATTTTTTACACACTTTATCAACGGAGTTTAGCTATAAAATTTTGAAAAATCTGGCAATTAATGCTGAACCCGGATATTTAACCCTTAGCGGATATTATAAACATTTTGATAATGTAAACAGCAGGTATCCTTATTTCAGGACATCGATAAGATACGCGGTAAACTTTCAATAA
- a CDS encoding carboxymuconolactone decarboxylase family protein, with product MPHIAVEEHLPGITGLLEFRKDTAQPIRELTQILLRGTSTLTEGERELIATVVSNGNNCKFCTAAHTAAADLFLGESETAGMVKTDIAAAPVSEKMKTLLTIADSVRESGKLVTTTHIEKAKAEGATDLEIHDTVLIAALFCLYNRYVDGLGTALPADPGYFDVLAERLINNGYMRLPQGYDHLKK from the coding sequence ATGCCACATATTGCAGTTGAAGAACACCTGCCGGGTATTACCGGCTTATTGGAATTTCGTAAAGATACCGCTCAGCCTATTCGCGAGCTAACCCAAATCTTATTACGCGGTACATCAACACTTACGGAAGGTGAGCGTGAATTAATAGCTACAGTTGTATCGAACGGTAACAACTGTAAGTTTTGCACTGCAGCGCATACTGCCGCTGCCGACCTGTTTCTAGGCGAAAGCGAAACCGCCGGAATGGTAAAAACAGATATCGCTGCGGCCCCTGTTAGCGAAAAAATGAAAACGCTCTTAACTATCGCCGATAGCGTAAGAGAAAGCGGAAAATTGGTAACCACAACCCATATAGAAAAAGCAAAAGCCGAAGGCGCAACCGATCTGGAAATACATGACACCGTTTTAATAGCGGCGCTTTTTTGTCTTTATAACAGGTATGTGGATGGCTTAGGCACTGCTTTACCGGCTGATCCCGGATATTTTGATGTCCTGGCGGAAAGGCTGATCAATAACGGCTATATGCGCCTTCCGCAGGGATATGACCATTTAAAAAAATAA
- a CDS encoding MFS transporter gives METLSINALQKPQLTSAKLAALFTICFVSSAFGGAVSTLMSVYLPVVVKEMQGDKSPEQLNYLSGSINSLFIFGWAIGGFLWGIISDRIGRKKALLLAVASYGVFTILTGFMTNWYGIMACRFFSGFGVGGDLVIAFTLLSEVWPQKSKAVYTGILSISFPVGIFSAGAINYFVTSWRQGFFIGAVPVLLALLGCWFINESAVWIKHKYEKLSLPAATQQLFSAQNRKALLIGSLIFGTMLIGLWAIFSWMPTWIQSLITGDAHKERGLSMMCLGMGGLTGGFFSGWLVNLMGLRRSLITSFTVCTIMAFVLFKTNLSFSVGIYAEIAVLALFFGASQGILSVYIPQLFPTAVRASATGICFNAGRLFTAAAVLFVGILVTTLGGYGNALFVFSLVFLLGLFVVLFARNIQPSDYQ, from the coding sequence ATGGAAACATTAAGTATAAACGCGTTGCAAAAGCCGCAGTTAACCTCCGCTAAACTTGCCGCACTATTTACAATTTGTTTTGTGAGCAGTGCTTTTGGCGGGGCGGTATCAACTTTAATGTCTGTTTATTTGCCTGTTGTGGTGAAAGAAATGCAGGGAGATAAGAGCCCGGAGCAGCTTAATTATTTAAGCGGCTCCATCAATTCCCTGTTTATTTTCGGTTGGGCGATAGGTGGATTTCTATGGGGAATCATTAGCGACAGGATAGGCAGAAAAAAGGCCTTGTTACTTGCAGTTGCGAGTTACGGCGTATTTACCATTTTAACTGGTTTTATGACCAACTGGTACGGTATTATGGCCTGTCGTTTTTTTAGCGGTTTTGGCGTAGGGGGAGACCTTGTAATTGCTTTTACATTATTAAGCGAAGTTTGGCCGCAAAAGAGTAAAGCTGTTTATACAGGTATCTTGTCTATTTCTTTCCCGGTAGGCATATTTTCAGCCGGCGCAATTAATTATTTTGTTACCTCGTGGCGCCAGGGATTCTTTATCGGCGCTGTGCCTGTCTTGCTCGCGTTGCTGGGTTGTTGGTTTATCAATGAATCGGCAGTATGGATTAAGCACAAGTATGAAAAATTAAGTCTACCTGCGGCAACGCAACAGCTATTCTCGGCGCAAAACAGGAAAGCCCTTTTAATAGGCTCGCTAATTTTTGGAACGATGCTGATAGGTTTATGGGCCATATTCTCATGGATGCCCACCTGGATCCAAAGCCTGATCACAGGCGACGCACATAAAGAGCGTGGATTGAGCATGATGTGCCTTGGCATGGGGGGCTTAACCGGTGGGTTTTTCTCAGGTTGGCTGGTTAATCTGATGGGCTTAAGACGGTCATTAATTACGTCATTTACGGTATGTACGATAATGGCATTTGTGCTTTTTAAAACTAACCTGTCATTTTCTGTCGGTATTTATGCGGAAATCGCCGTACTCGCGCTGTTTTTCGGAGCCAGCCAGGGAATCCTTTCAGTCTATATTCCGCAATTGTTTCCAACAGCAGTGAGGGCATCAGCCACCGGTATTTGTTTTAATGCGGGGCGATTGTTTACAGCTGCCGCCGTATTGTTTGTGGGCATCCTTGTAACAACACTGGGCGGTTATGGAAATGCATTGTTCGTTTTTTCACTGGTGTTTTTGTTGGGCCTATTTGTTGTTTTGTTCGCACGGAATATTCAACCGTCAGATTATCAATAA
- a CDS encoding carboxymuconolactone decarboxylase family protein, producing the protein MPHINLSNDFPGIRSLFMYRPVTAAPLNNLVQVLLHNPHSSLSAGERELIATYTSNLNACFYCTNIHGAIAKHQLGNDAEVVKQVLDNPENAPISNKLKALLRIAAKVQVAGKNVTTADVVLARSQGATDIEIHDTVLIAAAFCMYNRYVDGLATWQPDNDELYDKMGEQRAREGYLTPPPKVSEIVLTEKI; encoded by the coding sequence ATGCCACATATTAATTTGTCAAATGACTTCCCGGGCATCCGGAGTTTATTTATGTACAGGCCAGTTACCGCTGCACCTTTAAATAACTTAGTGCAGGTATTACTTCATAACCCGCATTCTTCGCTTAGCGCGGGAGAAAGGGAATTGATCGCTACCTATACGTCAAACCTGAATGCTTGCTTTTATTGTACTAATATTCATGGTGCTATTGCTAAACATCAATTGGGTAATGACGCTGAAGTCGTTAAACAGGTATTGGATAACCCTGAAAACGCACCCATCAGCAATAAATTAAAGGCTTTATTAAGAATTGCAGCAAAAGTGCAGGTTGCCGGTAAAAATGTAACTACCGCCGATGTAGTGTTGGCCCGCAGCCAAGGCGCAACAGATATTGAGATACATGATACAGTTTTGATAGCAGCAGCTTTTTGCATGTATAACCGATACGTGGACGGACTCGCCACCTGGCAACCTGATAATGACGAGTTATATGATAAGATGGGGGAGCAACGCGCCCGCGAGGGATACCTGACTCCTCCGCCCAAAGTAAGTGAAATAGTATTAACCGAAAAAATTTAA
- a CDS encoding sensor histidine kinase, whose translation MISNAIKQNRLSHQQLILQNKQLQRSLDEMERINKNYLRIMRVMAHDLRNPISGITGLAAMLMVEDELSEDSKTMVKLIETTGIHSLEMINELLKTGLANENEHLVKQRIDLKSMMRDSVELLQFQAKGKHQQIIFDNNDFPIMADVNYEKIWRVINNLIVNAIKFSYQGGIIKVNIKEENNRISISVADNGIGIPDDQKDAVFEMFTPAKKNGTFGEQPFGLGLSISKKIIDLHNGKIWFENNGNKGTVFYVELPGLA comes from the coding sequence ATGATAAGTAACGCCATCAAACAAAACAGATTGAGCCACCAGCAACTTATATTGCAAAACAAGCAGTTACAACGTTCATTAGATGAAATGGAACGAATTAATAAAAACTACCTGCGTATTATGCGTGTAATGGCTCACGATCTCCGGAACCCCATCTCAGGCATAACCGGACTAGCAGCGATGCTGATGGTTGAGGATGAGCTTTCCGAAGATAGTAAAACCATGGTTAAGTTGATAGAAACAACTGGAATTCATTCATTGGAAATGATAAACGAGTTGTTAAAAACAGGACTTGCCAATGAAAATGAGCATTTGGTAAAACAGCGTATTGATTTAAAATCAATGATGCGCGATTCTGTTGAATTGCTCCAGTTCCAGGCGAAGGGCAAGCATCAGCAAATAATTTTTGATAATAATGACTTTCCGATAATGGCAGACGTTAATTATGAAAAGATATGGCGGGTTATAAATAATTTAATAGTAAACGCTATTAAATTTAGTTATCAGGGTGGAATTATCAAAGTAAATATTAAAGAAGAAAATAACCGAATCAGTATCTCAGTTGCCGACAACGGGATTGGTATCCCTGATGATCAGAAAGACGCTGTTTTTGAAATGTTTACCCCGGCAAAAAAAAACGGAACGTTTGGCGAACAGCCTTTTGGTCTTGGTTTATCCATCTCGAAAAAGATCATCGATTTGCATAATGGAAAGATCTGGTTTGAAAACAATGGAAATAAAGGAACAGTTTTTTATGTTGAATTGCCCGGCCTGGCTTAA
- a CDS encoding carboxymuconolactone decarboxylase family protein, translating into MAHIEFGNDLPGIRGPMAYRPETAKPLNALAEVLLRDDNNTLTRGERELIGTYVSYLNDCFFCQNVHGALAGHYLKCDTGQIDDIKRNFSSAEISAKMKALLGISGSVQKGGKQVTVPQIAAAKAAGATDAEIHDTVLIAAAFCMFNRYVDGLDTWAPQDRLFYVERAPRRAEEGYQSSVYK; encoded by the coding sequence ATGGCACATATAGAATTCGGAAATGATTTACCAGGCATTCGCGGGCCGATGGCTTACCGCCCTGAAACTGCGAAACCGTTAAATGCTTTAGCAGAGGTTTTGTTGCGGGATGATAATAACACGCTAACGCGTGGCGAGCGGGAACTCATAGGTACTTATGTATCTTACCTCAATGATTGCTTTTTTTGTCAGAATGTACATGGGGCCTTGGCTGGGCATTATCTGAAATGTGATACAGGCCAAATAGATGATATCAAGAGAAATTTCAGTTCAGCCGAAATATCAGCTAAAATGAAGGCTTTGCTCGGCATCTCCGGAAGCGTTCAAAAAGGAGGGAAGCAAGTGACAGTTCCGCAAATAGCAGCAGCAAAAGCGGCAGGTGCAACAGATGCAGAAATACATGATACGGTTTTAATTGCTGCAGCGTTCTGCATGTTCAATCGTTATGTTGATGGGTTAGACACCTGGGCGCCGCAGGACAGGCTATTTTATGTGGAAAGAGCCCCACGGCGTGCCGAAGAAGGTTATCAATCGAGTGTCTACAAATAA
- a CDS encoding DUF3179 domain-containing (seleno)protein — MIENKTSPWIFWIGFCLLLIPGLVHAYLLMPFPGSQDLNAITVSYYLEKIITPLRIAGAIMVLFYIVKYFTANTLKNKVIKVAALVFYLGTFYVSDVLYKAETMFEEPKTVSFANAVHNHVPESLVILGVVNNGVAKAYPLVYLGYHHKVQDNVGGEPVLVTYCTMCRTGRVFSPVVNGKRQDFRLVGARHYNAVIEDAATKSWWYQATGIAAAGPLKGSHLKELYYEQSTLGAWLAKYPGSLILQPDSHYLTDYNDLKNYDRIQAIDKDSTIKNKDTLVRKSWIVGVIVDKQAKAYNWRNLVKKRLLNDKLANTPLMVSLEKDSLTYHVWNRMVNGKELHFNLDPAGLLTDQETVSTWNWDGLCTAGVNKGAQLGKIQAYQEYLHSWRHFHPGTSFQ, encoded by the coding sequence ATGATAGAGAATAAAACCAGTCCCTGGATTTTTTGGATAGGGTTCTGCTTATTACTGATTCCGGGACTTGTACATGCTTACCTTTTAATGCCGTTCCCGGGCAGCCAGGACCTCAACGCTATAACCGTATCCTATTATCTTGAAAAAATCATAACCCCGTTGCGCATAGCCGGTGCTATAATGGTGCTTTTTTATATTGTAAAGTATTTTACGGCAAATACACTTAAAAATAAGGTGATTAAAGTAGCGGCATTAGTATTTTACCTGGGTACCTTTTATGTGAGCGATGTTTTGTATAAAGCTGAAACCATGTTTGAAGAACCCAAAACAGTAAGTTTCGCTAATGCGGTACATAACCATGTACCAGAGAGTCTTGTGATATTAGGTGTGGTTAATAATGGTGTTGCAAAGGCTTATCCGCTGGTTTATCTGGGGTACCATCATAAGGTACAGGACAATGTTGGCGGCGAACCTGTGCTGGTTACTTATTGTACCATGTGCCGCACCGGACGTGTATTTAGTCCGGTTGTTAATGGCAAAAGGCAGGATTTTCGCCTGGTAGGCGCAAGGCACTATAACGCAGTAATTGAGGACGCTGCAACCAAAAGTTGGTGGTACCAGGCTACCGGTATTGCCGCCGCGGGGCCACTTAAGGGGAGCCATTTAAAAGAGTTGTATTACGAGCAATCAACGCTGGGGGCATGGCTGGCCAAATATCCGGGTTCACTTATTTTACAGCCGGACAGCCATTATTTAACGGATTACAATGATTTAAAAAATTACGACCGGATCCAGGCCATAGATAAAGACAGTACGATCAAAAATAAAGATACCCTTGTAAGAAAAAGCTGGATAGTGGGTGTAATTGTAGATAAGCAGGCTAAGGCATATAATTGGCGTAATCTTGTGAAAAAACGACTGCTTAATGACAAATTAGCTAATACGCCACTTATGGTTAGCCTTGAAAAAGACAGTCTTACCTATCATGTTTGGAACAGGATGGTGAACGGCAAAGAGCTTCATTTTAACCTTGATCCTGCCGGATTGTTAACCGATCAGGAAACAGTATCAACCTGGAATTGGGATGGTTTATGTACTGCCGGCGTAAATAAAGGAGCGCAACTGGGTAAAATTCAGGCCTACCAGGAATATCTGCATTCATGGAGGCACTTTCATCCAGGTACCTCATTTCAGTAA